A window of Ignicoccus hospitalis KIN4/I contains these coding sequences:
- a CDS encoding heterodisulfide reductase-related iron-sulfur binding cluster, with amino-acid sequence MLCHYPGCSTRGIGEDMEIATRNVLKALGVEYKEIEGWVCCGTGVVEDASPLGTAVLVASNLSLAKEQGCSSVFTACGICAAQLMFWKGRMMKEEPLREEVKDLLESKHLKFNIDVKLLHILDLLLENFKEEHVKRPLYNLRVSLYPGCGAKKFYNFYQGKDVFKMMEEVVKRTGAEVARRVDTCCGFPLMTYDKKVATDLARKVVSESAGADVIVTLCPFCQYQLDTSQKGVPVWHLHQLVGYAMGLSEKELGLDKHVNKL; translated from the coding sequence TTGCTTTGCCACTATCCCGGCTGTAGCACTAGGGGTATAGGCGAAGACATGGAAATTGCTACCAGAAACGTGTTGAAGGCGTTGGGGGTGGAGTACAAGGAGATAGAGGGCTGGGTGTGCTGCGGCACCGGGGTCGTGGAGGACGCCTCCCCGTTGGGGACCGCCGTGCTGGTGGCCTCTAACTTGAGCCTCGCGAAGGAGCAAGGTTGCAGCAGCGTCTTCACCGCTTGCGGGATATGCGCGGCCCAGCTGATGTTCTGGAAGGGGAGGATGATGAAGGAAGAACCCTTGAGAGAGGAGGTAAAGGACTTGTTAGAAAGCAAACACTTGAAGTTCAACATAGACGTGAAGCTGCTCCACATACTCGACTTGCTGTTGGAGAACTTCAAGGAGGAGCACGTGAAGAGGCCCTTGTACAACCTTAGGGTCTCCTTGTACCCCGGCTGCGGCGCGAAGAAGTTCTACAACTTCTACCAGGGTAAGGACGTTTTCAAAATGATGGAAGAGGTGGTCAAGAGGACAGGGGCGGAGGTGGCGAGGAGGGTGGACACTTGCTGCGGCTTCCCCTTAATGACTTACGACAAGAAGGTGGCGACGGACTTGGCTAGGAAGGTTGTCAGCGAGAGCGCGGGGGCGGACGTGATAGTTACCTTGTGCCCCTTCTGCCAGTACCAGCTGGACACCTCCCAGAAGGGGGTGCCGGTCTGGCACCTCCACCAGCTCGTGGGCTACGCGATGGGGCTTTCGGAGAAGGAGCTCGGCTTGGACAAGCACGTCAACAAGCTCT
- a CDS encoding 3,4-dihydroxy-2-butanone-4-phosphate synthase, producing MRELRERLLSGAPFMLFDFPGREEEVDLVYYAPAVTAASVYNLRTLAGGLICFATTEEVGSALGLEKAWKTLSKQGYSKLVKKPKYGDYPAFSVWVNHVDVRTGISDEDRALTIRKLAEVAELALSDPEEAKRRFEEEFYAPGHVPVLLASKLEERRGHTELSVRLLEALRLTPAAAFAEMLDYGRSMSLRRAEELSRSLGIPLIKGEEVLAFLGMRSDSNVER from the coding sequence ATGCGGGAGCTAAGGGAGAGGCTGCTCTCGGGGGCGCCGTTCATGCTCTTCGACTTCCCCGGGAGGGAGGAGGAGGTGGACTTGGTCTATTACGCTCCGGCCGTAACCGCGGCCAGCGTTTACAACTTAAGGACCTTGGCCGGCGGGCTGATCTGCTTCGCCACAACTGAGGAGGTGGGCTCCGCCTTAGGGCTGGAGAAGGCTTGGAAGACTCTGTCCAAGCAAGGCTACTCCAAGCTAGTCAAGAAGCCCAAGTACGGCGACTACCCGGCGTTCTCCGTGTGGGTGAACCACGTGGACGTCAGAACCGGAATAAGCGACGAGGACAGGGCTTTAACGATAAGGAAGCTCGCGGAGGTGGCGGAGCTGGCCTTGAGCGACCCGGAGGAGGCCAAGAGGAGGTTCGAGGAGGAGTTCTACGCCCCCGGCCACGTGCCGGTCCTCTTGGCCTCCAAGCTGGAGGAGAGGAGGGGCCACACGGAGCTGAGCGTGAGGCTGCTGGAGGCCTTAAGGCTGACGCCCGCGGCGGCCTTCGCGGAGATGTTGGACTACGGGAGGTCGATGAGCTTGAGGAGGGCGGAGGAGCTCTCGAGGTCCTTGGGGATACCTCTCATTAAGGGGGAAGAGGTGTTGGCCTTTCTGGGGATGAGGAGTGACTCCAATGTTGAGCGGTGA
- a CDS encoding nucleotidyltransferase domain-containing protein: MEYDGARWELLRRKREKAIRVMERLAPFSPVVHGSVARGDVNEDSDVDVAILFPVEPYKVEAALGFSKSHGYIIMATPRSTPKVYLALDEKEEVVVSFPLGKLTTKEREFYAFGGELDLKGLKEGKRVPGVNKDLLLIVPTPYGHEEEPVIGREEHVAKVLGISAETVKERVRLLTKRREKGRTGVFLEFKFWGPAEEAIHELAKTNKAFRRRVVEEGLL; this comes from the coding sequence TTGGAGTACGACGGGGCCCGCTGGGAGCTCTTGAGGAGGAAGAGGGAGAAGGCGATTAGAGTTATGGAGAGGTTGGCCCCCTTCTCCCCCGTGGTCCACGGCTCCGTCGCGAGGGGGGACGTGAACGAGGACAGCGACGTGGACGTGGCCATACTCTTCCCCGTGGAGCCGTACAAGGTGGAGGCGGCCTTGGGCTTCTCCAAGTCCCACGGATACATAATTATGGCAACCCCCCGGAGCACCCCGAAGGTCTACTTGGCCTTGGACGAGAAAGAGGAGGTGGTCGTTTCTTTCCCCTTGGGGAAGTTGACCACTAAGGAGAGGGAGTTCTACGCCTTCGGGGGCGAGCTGGACTTGAAGGGGCTCAAGGAGGGCAAGAGGGTGCCGGGGGTGAACAAGGACCTCCTCCTCATCGTCCCCACCCCCTACGGCCACGAGGAGGAGCCAGTCATAGGTAGGGAAGAACACGTCGCTAAGGTCTTGGGCATAAGCGCGGAGACTGTGAAGGAGAGGGTCAGGCTGCTCACCAAGAGGAGGGAAAAGGGGCGCACGGGGGTCTTCCTGGAGTTCAAGTTCTGGGGCCCGGCGGAGGAGGCCATTCACGAGCTGGCCAAGACGAACAAGGCCTTTAGGAGGAGGGTCGTCGAGGAGGGCCTTCTATAA
- a CDS encoding AIR synthase related protein, whose translation MDLEDAIKFLLEKGLNKDQIISLVLPFLTVRKGLSLERALKLAEGLYEDAVQVLSNSGPYAPSPLGVRAGEGGVGSRGLGDWAVHEALTSLSGGGDAARVGDLVLAVDGFHSRLSSVPLLMGFHAVRAAVRDVMVSGGAPVASLIDVHVADDTDVAYLLDVTAGAYVAGELTGAPLVGGSTLRIGGDAVIGNRVTGGAFAVGRKVRDWSRFNASPGDELYATVGKGGGTVTAYALTHGRPELVKLTLNVDFVYDIKRAMEVECVKGAFDWTNGGIALDAFEISRKLGVKVVLWKSVYEAVHPELLKAFEEDGIDPLRTSVDSVVFVAERGCELPFVKVGEVEAGEGVYLEGEELEPAFREAPYTHSKRAVEGLERGADPEELKEYLTKRIEELRGAVLGVRRGPLGALEEEEGEGD comes from the coding sequence TTGGACCTAGAGGACGCGATCAAGTTCTTATTAGAGAAAGGCTTGAACAAGGACCAGATAATCAGCTTGGTCCTCCCCTTCCTCACCGTTAGGAAGGGCCTAAGCTTGGAGAGGGCCCTAAAGCTCGCCGAGGGCCTCTACGAGGACGCGGTCCAAGTCCTCTCCAACTCCGGCCCCTACGCCCCCTCCCCCTTGGGGGTGAGGGCCGGGGAAGGAGGGGTCGGGAGCAGGGGGCTGGGGGACTGGGCGGTCCACGAGGCATTGACCTCCCTCTCCGGCGGGGGCGACGCGGCCCGGGTGGGGGACCTAGTGCTCGCCGTGGACGGCTTCCACTCGCGCTTGAGCTCCGTCCCCCTGCTCATGGGCTTCCACGCGGTGAGGGCTGCGGTCAGGGACGTAATGGTCTCGGGCGGGGCGCCGGTTGCCAGCTTGATAGACGTGCACGTCGCCGACGACACGGACGTGGCCTACTTGCTGGACGTAACCGCGGGGGCATACGTGGCCGGCGAGCTCACCGGCGCCCCCTTGGTTGGCGGGAGCACCTTGAGGATAGGGGGAGACGCCGTCATAGGCAATAGGGTCACCGGCGGCGCCTTCGCGGTGGGGAGGAAGGTTAGGGACTGGTCCCGCTTCAACGCCTCCCCCGGGGACGAGCTCTACGCAACCGTAGGCAAGGGCGGGGGCACAGTAACTGCTTACGCCCTCACCCACGGCAGGCCGGAGCTCGTGAAGTTAACCTTAAACGTCGACTTCGTTTACGACATTAAAAGGGCAATGGAGGTGGAGTGCGTAAAGGGGGCCTTCGACTGGACGAACGGCGGCATAGCGCTCGACGCCTTCGAGATCTCGAGGAAGCTCGGAGTAAAGGTGGTGTTGTGGAAGAGCGTCTATGAGGCCGTCCACCCGGAGCTACTGAAGGCTTTCGAGGAGGACGGGATAGACCCCTTGAGGACCAGCGTGGACTCAGTAGTGTTCGTGGCGGAGAGGGGCTGCGAGCTCCCCTTCGTCAAGGTCGGGGAGGTGGAGGCCGGGGAGGGAGTGTACTTGGAGGGCGAGGAGCTGGAGCCGGCCTTCAGAGAGGCCCCCTACACGCACTCGAAGAGGGCCGTGGAGGGCCTCGAGAGGGGGGCGGACCCCGAAGAGTTAAAGGAGTACCTAACAAAGAGGATAGAAGAGCTGAGGGGGGCGGTCCTTGGAGTACGACGGGGCCCGCTGGGAGCTCTTGAGGAGGAAGAGGGAGAAGGCGATTAG
- a CDS encoding geranylgeranylglyceryl/heptaprenylglyceryl phosphate synthase — MGAYDELMKRRGRALLPLLDPDKVISEEDYYERAVKALCEYAATFLVGGSTGVGQIETEKTVALVKKNCDKPVTVFPGSPCQVAPSADAILFMSLLNSTNRKYLIDYQLEGSLLVYRYGLEAIPTAYIIVGEGGTAGWVGEAKAIPPEKPELLSMYVLAAKYLGFKVVYLEAGSGVKRSVPPEAVRLAKKLLGEEVILIVGGGIKDEEVAAEILRAGADGVVVGTVVERDLSAAERIARRVAGWT; from the coding sequence ATGGGGGCGTACGACGAGCTGATGAAGAGAAGGGGGAGGGCGCTCCTCCCGCTGCTGGACCCCGACAAGGTGATCTCCGAGGAGGACTATTACGAAAGGGCCGTTAAGGCCTTGTGCGAGTACGCCGCCACCTTCTTGGTGGGCGGGAGCACCGGAGTGGGCCAGATAGAGACCGAGAAGACGGTCGCGCTCGTGAAGAAGAACTGCGACAAGCCCGTCACGGTCTTCCCCGGGAGCCCTTGCCAAGTCGCCCCTTCGGCGGACGCCATACTTTTCATGAGCCTGCTCAACAGCACCAACCGGAAGTACTTGATAGACTACCAGTTGGAGGGCTCTTTGTTGGTGTATAGGTACGGCTTGGAGGCCATACCTACGGCCTACATAATCGTAGGCGAGGGCGGCACCGCGGGCTGGGTGGGGGAGGCAAAGGCAATACCCCCAGAGAAGCCGGAACTTTTGAGCATGTACGTGCTAGCTGCGAAGTACTTGGGCTTCAAGGTAGTTTACCTAGAGGCGGGGAGCGGGGTCAAGAGGAGCGTGCCCCCCGAGGCGGTGAGGCTGGCCAAGAAGCTGTTGGGGGAGGAGGTGATATTGATAGTAGGCGGGGGCATAAAGGACGAGGAGGTGGCGGCCGAGATCCTCCGCGCCGGGGCCGACGGGGTGGTGGTGGGCACCGTGGTGGAAAGGGACCTAAGCGCGGCCGAGAGGATAGCCCGAAGGGTGGCGGGTTGGACCTAG
- a CDS encoding HVO_0476 family zinc finger protein — protein MGRRRRRKKIVVRRPTLPTVFQCPNCGAHALIIDIIQNKKTKEMKAIIRCAECGLVHEEPVESPIIDRAVIYGRFIDKFYAGEIKVPEGGEEEE, from the coding sequence GTGGGGAGGAGGAGAAGGAGGAAGAAGATCGTAGTTAGGAGGCCGACGTTGCCCACGGTGTTTCAGTGTCCCAACTGCGGGGCCCACGCCCTAATAATAGACATAATTCAGAACAAGAAGACTAAGGAGATGAAGGCGATAATAAGGTGCGCTGAGTGTGGGCTGGTGCACGAGGAGCCCGTGGAGAGCCCCATAATCGATAGGGCCGTCATATACGGCCGCTTCATAGACAAGTTCTACGCAGGTGAGATAAAGGTCCCCGAGGGCGGCGAGGAAGAGGAGTGA
- a CDS encoding zinc finger SWIM domain-containing protein: MRPRASNLKSLCPKEKTKVGIPVIKVVNRDLPEVTVYRGESGDYLVADDFCTCPSFLRNLDLGKLEPCKHVCAEKRVTKSTTLVLEDEDFDTLLISLLTHERSATLNLLLATYEGELGGEEEKEEEDRS, from the coding sequence TTGAGGCCGAGGGCTTCAAATCTGAAGTCCCTCTGTCCTAAGGAGAAGACCAAGGTAGGGATACCGGTGATCAAGGTGGTCAACCGCGACCTCCCCGAGGTAACGGTCTACCGGGGGGAGTCGGGGGACTACTTGGTGGCGGACGACTTCTGCACCTGCCCCTCCTTCTTGAGGAACTTGGACTTGGGAAAGCTGGAGCCTTGCAAGCACGTCTGCGCGGAGAAGAGGGTTACTAAGAGCACCACCTTGGTTCTCGAGGACGAGGACTTCGATACCTTGTTGATCTCTTTGCTGACGCACGAGAGGAGCGCAACTTTAAACCTTCTCTTGGCGACGTACGAGGGTGAGCTAGGTGGGGAGGAGGAGAAGGAGGAAGAAGATCGTAGTTAG
- the rpiA gene encoding ribose 5-phosphate isomerase A, with the protein MSGKEAVARRAAELVASEAPEVLGVGSGTTVRLFIKYLKEFGFSGLTVPTSYDTALELKKHGLKVLDLMSVDEVELSVDGADEVFTMNGSLYAVKGGGAAMLREKVLAYISRKRIYIVDEGKVSGSPCSRGVPVPAEVVPSSLPAVARGLKLLGVGWKLREAKGKLGPVVTDNGNLVIDMDCKSSINVIEKVEALPGVAVTGLFGPDLIDKVVVGERGELP; encoded by the coding sequence TTGAGCGGGAAGGAGGCGGTCGCCAGGAGGGCGGCGGAGCTGGTCGCCTCGGAGGCCCCGGAGGTGTTGGGCGTAGGCTCCGGGACTACCGTGAGGCTGTTCATAAAGTACCTCAAGGAGTTCGGCTTCTCCGGCTTGACGGTCCCGACCAGCTACGACACGGCCTTGGAGCTCAAGAAGCACGGGCTTAAGGTTTTGGACTTAATGAGCGTGGATGAGGTGGAGCTCAGCGTCGACGGGGCGGACGAGGTCTTCACAATGAACGGCTCTCTGTACGCCGTGAAGGGCGGCGGGGCGGCGATGCTCAGGGAGAAGGTCCTCGCTTACATCTCTAGGAAGAGGATCTACATCGTGGACGAGGGGAAGGTGTCGGGCTCCCCGTGCTCCCGAGGGGTCCCGGTCCCGGCGGAGGTGGTGCCCAGCTCCTTGCCGGCGGTGGCGAGGGGGCTGAAGCTCTTGGGCGTGGGGTGGAAGTTGAGGGAGGCGAAGGGGAAGCTCGGCCCGGTGGTCACGGACAACGGCAACTTAGTTATAGACATGGACTGCAAGAGCTCAATTAACGTGATAGAAAAGGTGGAGGCCTTGCCGGGGGTGGCGGTCACCGGGCTTTTCGGCCCTGACCTCATCGACAAGGTCGTGGTCGGCGAGAGGGGGGAGCTCCCTTGA
- a CDS encoding heparinase II/III domain-containing protein: MRLPAGALGRVRLSELPNYLLLLLKKPSEWERAALPDVREVAPLLSRRLNFKLLKPAGGREGEARLLSEGAWRAAGKWVKGCSCSPDLGYPCYERWAELFDVRSCFSFSPKVHYLTVPVAPTKGADVKYPWFFTRAYHFARGAVLGVSPPREFFRLVKPYSGPGWANAMEAGLRALNLTYSFGNNQYSVEIVEQLLAALLYILVNVEVGVYTSNHTMCDLYGLTVSSLALGRAWRPLARAAWEVRESLVYELRKQLDGWDYEGSTAYHLLVLEGALATLYAAKELDESYFERVWPEVKGPLSEASELLASVTLPDSSFPLIGDNGSDRALVLESLEFDYTSTITALALARKLGLLKSFPKLEGPAKEEAARALSSLGGTYPEERALRTSDKPWLHSYNDGELLVTLACAPTSKGAPPGHHHDDKGSFTVWRKGWVVLDPGTFTYTGMKEVKDLMRSSYFHDVLRGCCTFPDTFDASCNCTCKFYGYMKVEVFPGWRREVYVKKDRVVIKDVVDFKGSMSLVLPSRPEQEGDYLELPNARIKVPGAYEVTEAFYSPSYGVIKKGYLVRVRDVGPGEATTEVVF, encoded by the coding sequence CCCTCCTATCCCGGAGGCTGAACTTCAAGCTGTTGAAGCCCGCGGGCGGCCGAGAGGGGGAGGCGAGGCTCCTCTCGGAGGGCGCTTGGAGGGCCGCCGGCAAGTGGGTCAAGGGCTGCTCTTGCTCCCCCGACCTCGGGTACCCTTGTTACGAGCGGTGGGCGGAGCTCTTCGACGTCCGCTCTTGCTTCTCCTTCTCCCCCAAGGTTCATTACCTAACCGTCCCCGTGGCCCCCACTAAGGGGGCGGACGTCAAGTACCCTTGGTTCTTCACTAGGGCCTATCACTTCGCCAGGGGGGCGGTCTTAGGGGTCTCCCCGCCGAGGGAGTTCTTCCGGCTGGTCAAGCCCTACTCCGGCCCCGGCTGGGCGAACGCAATGGAGGCGGGCTTGAGGGCGCTGAACTTGACCTACTCCTTCGGGAACAACCAGTACTCCGTTGAAATAGTGGAGCAGCTGCTCGCCGCGCTCCTCTACATATTGGTGAACGTGGAGGTGGGGGTGTATACCAGCAACCACACCATGTGCGACCTCTACGGCCTCACGGTCTCCTCCTTAGCCTTGGGGAGGGCTTGGAGGCCCCTCGCGAGGGCCGCTTGGGAGGTGAGGGAGAGCTTGGTCTACGAGCTTAGGAAGCAGCTGGACGGCTGGGACTACGAGGGCTCCACCGCCTACCACTTGCTGGTCCTCGAAGGGGCGCTGGCGACCCTTTACGCAGCTAAGGAACTGGACGAGAGCTACTTCGAGAGGGTCTGGCCTGAGGTCAAGGGCCCCCTCTCGGAGGCCTCGGAGCTGCTCGCGAGCGTGACCTTGCCGGACTCCTCCTTCCCCTTGATAGGGGACAACGGCAGCGACAGGGCGCTGGTCTTGGAAAGCTTGGAGTTCGACTACACCTCGACCATAACTGCCCTCGCCCTCGCGAGGAAGCTTGGCCTCTTGAAGTCCTTCCCCAAGCTCGAGGGGCCCGCAAAGGAGGAAGCGGCGAGGGCCTTGAGCTCTTTGGGGGGAACTTACCCGGAAGAGAGGGCCCTCCGGACCTCCGACAAGCCTTGGCTCCACTCCTACAACGACGGGGAGCTGCTGGTCACCTTGGCTTGCGCTCCCACCTCCAAGGGCGCCCCTCCCGGGCACCACCACGACGACAAGGGGAGCTTCACCGTTTGGAGGAAGGGCTGGGTGGTCTTGGACCCCGGCACCTTCACCTACACCGGAATGAAGGAGGTTAAAGACTTAATGAGGTCCAGCTACTTCCACGACGTTCTGAGGGGCTGTTGCACCTTTCCCGACACCTTCGACGCTTCTTGCAACTGTACTTGCAAGTTCTACGGCTACATGAAGGTCGAGGTGTTCCCCGGGTGGAGGAGGGAGGTCTACGTTAAGAAGGACAGAGTAGTAATTAAGGACGTGGTAGACTTCAAGGGGAGCATGAGCTTGGTCTTGCCCTCGAGGCCCGAACAAGAGGGGGATTACCTCGAGCTCCCCAACGCTAGGATCAAGGTCCCCGGGGCCTACGAAGTGACCGAGGCCTTCTACTCCCCTTCCTACGGAGTTATTAAAAAAGGGTACTTGGTGAGGGTACGCGACGTGGGTCCGGGGGAGGCGACCACGGAGGTGGTGTTTTGA